Proteins from one Nitrobacteraceae bacterium AZCC 2146 genomic window:
- a CDS encoding hypothetical protein (product_source=Hypo-rule applied), with the protein MCDYSLHAVASRPAKVGDKLVSAKFSLTATRGFAAVGEPDVAVCVLPGTEIAFDSDVEFDGTFFKKKVADKLARFRTVATDHEHRHHDALEFADGQIVLLTLLYPGQHATVLQLPAVSTQKTEVQRGEDSPAPHAQDLRVLID; encoded by the coding sequence ATGTGTGACTACAGCCTGCATGCCGTTGCAAGTCGCCCCGCCAAGGTGGGAGACAAGCTGGTGTCGGCGAAATTTTCCCTTACAGCAACCCGCGGCTTCGCCGCTGTTGGAGAGCCCGACGTCGCCGTGTGCGTTCTCCCCGGTACGGAGATCGCATTCGACAGCGATGTGGAATTCGACGGAACCTTCTTCAAGAAGAAGGTCGCCGACAAGCTGGCGCGATTCCGCACCGTCGCTACGGACCATGAGCATCGACATCATGATGCGCTGGAGTTCGCGGACGGGCAGATCGTACTGTTGACCCTGCTATATCCGGGACAGCACGCAACAGTCCTGCAATTGCCCGCTGTTTCAACGCAGAAAACCGAAGTGCAGCGCGGCGAAGATAGCCCTGCGCCTCACGCGCAGGATCTGCGTGTTCTGATCGACTGA